The Terriglobales bacterium genome includes a region encoding these proteins:
- a CDS encoding PspC domain-containing protein: MYCNWCGKVIQDDANVCAYCARTVGMVHPPKKMFRPRIGRKIGGVAAGMADYWNLDVTVVRLVWVVVALMVFPLGIIAYIVAWIVIPEEPESVDVPAASPGVAHTA; the protein is encoded by the coding sequence ATGTACTGCAACTGGTGCGGCAAAGTGATTCAGGACGACGCCAACGTTTGCGCGTATTGCGCGCGCACGGTGGGCATGGTGCATCCGCCGAAGAAGATGTTCCGGCCGCGGATTGGCCGCAAGATCGGCGGCGTGGCGGCGGGCATGGCCGACTACTGGAATCTCGACGTCACGGTTGTGCGCCTGGTGTGGGTGGTGGTGGCGCTGATGGTGTTCCCGCTCGGAATCATTGCGTACATCGTTGCGTGGATCGTGATCCCGGAGGAGCCCGAGAGCGTTGACGTGCCGGCCGCCAGCCCCGGCGTGGCGCATACTGCTTAG